Genomic DNA from Gilliamella sp. ESL0441:
ATTGAAAAGCAAAAATTATGGATTAATCCAGATTGTGGTTTAAAAACGCGTGGCGAAAAAGAAGTTGTTGAAAGCTTAGAACATTTAGTTCAAGCAACATTAGAAGTTCGAAAAACACTCAATTGATAAGCTTTTTTGACGCTAAATAACGTTGTTAAGCCTTATTATTCCGCCGCCGATTTTGAGCGGCGGAAATGTCAGTAAGGACAATCGTTGGCACACGAATGGATGAAACAAATGAAAACAAATTTACTTTTTAATAAAAAAACGGTGTTCTCTTTTGAAGTGTTTCCACCTAAAAAAACGTCGCCTTTAGAGACTATCTATAGCACATTACGTGAACTTGGCTATTTTAAGCCTGATTTTATCAGTGTAACTTATGGGGCTGGTGGCAGTTTGAACGGTCAAACCACTATTGATATTGCCCACTCGGTCAAACACACTTATGGTATTGAGAGTGTTGCCCATTTACCCGGTATTAGTTTTGATAAAGCAGAAATGCAAAAAATTCTTCATGATCTTAAATGTGCTGGTATTGATAATGTGCTTGCCTTACGAGGCGATATTAATCCTAATATTGCGCCTAAAGATGATTTTCGCTATGCCAGTGAATTGGTCTCATATATTAAAGAAAATGGGGATTTCAATGTAATAGGTGCTTGTTATCCGGAAGGGCATCTTGAAACCTCAACCCTAAAACAAGATTTGATACATTTAAAAGAAAAGGTGAATGCAGGTACCGATCAGTTAATCTCACAGCTCTTTTTTGATAATGACTATTTTTATACTTTTTTAGATAAAGCACATGATATGGGAATTAACGTACCGATAGAAGCAGGTATTATGCCGGTGACGAATAAAAACCAAATTGAGCGCATGGTATCGATGTGTGGGGTTAATCTTCCGAAGAAGTTTAAACAGATGATGGAAAAATATGAACATCATCCTGATGCATTCCGTGATGCAGGGATTGCTTATGCTATTGATCAGATTGTTGATCTTGTTTCACAAGATGTTGATGGTATCCATTTGTATACGATGAATAATAGCTATATTGCCAGAAGAATCAGTGAGGCAGTATCAACGTTACTTGCAGTACCTAAATCGGCATAATGTGTAACTAATAGAAAAAGCTGAAATATTGAAGAGTTGGTTGCGGGGGCTGGATTTGAACCAACGACCTTCGGGTTATGAGCCCGACGAGCTACCAAGCTGCTCCACCCCGCGTCAAAGAGGTGAGCAATATTATAGTAATAAAATAATAAAGCAATACCTTTTTGGCGTAACTGCCCCATTTTTGAACACATTATCTATAAATAGACACTTTCTTTACTAAAATGTACGCCTTTTCTTAAATTTTTTAGATAAAAATCACTTTGTTTTTTGATTAAAAGCTAGGCTGCTATTTATTTCATATTAGAGTAATTGTTATTTATTCAAGAAAGAAAGGAAAAAAATGTCTAATCAATATCATGGTTCATGTTTATGTGGAAAGATTAAATTAACGCTACCATTTAAAAATATCCTTAATACTATATTTTAATAGTATTAAGGTTTCTTGTTCTCAGCACATATGTCAGTCACTATTTATTTTATAGGCTTACTTTTTACCCAATATTTATGCGTAAAGTGTTTGCAATGATACAACATATTGTGCTGGATCGCAGTCTAATGCAACCGTTGTAGCATAAGCGGCATTCATTGTTGTATCATAGTGAACTTTGTACTGTATTGCACTACGACGCAGAATTTTCGATGCTTCAATGGCTGCGCGTCCCGAAGTGGTATTAAGAATATAACTATATTCACCGTTTTTGATATGGTCATGAATATTCGGGCGTCCTTCGTTTTCTTTTTTGACCATTTGGCATGGTATGCCAGCTTGTTGTAATGCCTTAGCGGTGCCAAAAGTGGCGTCAATACTAAACCCATGCGCAATGAGTCGTTTAGCGATCGCTAACAAGCGAGTTTTGTCTTGATCACGAACTGATAAGAGCGCTTTCCCCGATTTTTTCATATTCGATAAACTACCTAATTGTGCTTTAGCAAAAGCTTCGGCAAAGGTTTTACCGATTCCCATTACTTCACCGGTTGAACGCATTTCTGGCCCTAAAATAGGGTCAACACCA
This window encodes:
- the metF gene encoding methylenetetrahydrofolate reductase [NAD(P)H] — its product is MKTNLLFNKKTVFSFEVFPPKKTSPLETIYSTLRELGYFKPDFISVTYGAGGSLNGQTTIDIAHSVKHTYGIESVAHLPGISFDKAEMQKILHDLKCAGIDNVLALRGDINPNIAPKDDFRYASELVSYIKENGDFNVIGACYPEGHLETSTLKQDLIHLKEKVNAGTDQLISQLFFDNDYFYTFLDKAHDMGINVPIEAGIMPVTNKNQIERMVSMCGVNLPKKFKQMMEKYEHHPDAFRDAGIAYAIDQIVDLVSQDVDGIHLYTMNNSYIARRISEAVSTLLAVPKSA